The following proteins are encoded in a genomic region of Gossypium hirsutum isolate 1008001.06 chromosome D05, Gossypium_hirsutum_v2.1, whole genome shotgun sequence:
- the LOC107907104 gene encoding 12-oxophytodienoate reductase 3-like, translating into MEHGEKVKMADSQGTPTLFSPYKMGKFNLSHRVVLAPMTRCRALNGIPRPALAEYYTQRSTPGGFLITEGTLISDTGAGFPHVPGIYNEEQVEAWKMIVDAVHAKGGIIFCQLWHVGRASHTVYQPGGVAPISSTNKPISKRWRILMPDGSYGIYPKPRPLETSEIQEVVEHYHKAALNAIRAGFDGIEVHGAHGYLIDQFLKDGINDRTDEYGGSLANRCKFLMQIVQAVASAIGIDRVAIRMSPAIDHLDATDSNPLNLGLAVIERLNKLQLQLGSKLAYLHVTQPRYHAYGQTESGKHGNEDEEAYLLKELKRTYQGTFMCSGGFNRELGMQAVAEGDADLVSYGRLFISNPDLVLRLKVNAPLNRYIRKTFYTHDPVVGYTDYPFLNEEKGRQVQSRL; encoded by the exons ATGGAGCAtggagaaaaagtaaaaatggcgGATTCTCAAGGAACCCCTACGCTGTTCTCTCCTTACAAGATGGGCAAATTCAATCTTTCCCACAG GGTGGTGCTAGCGCCTATGACGAGATGCAGGGCGTTGAATGGAATTCCAAGGCCGGCGCTTGCTGAATATTACACGCAGAGGTCCACTCCTGGCGGCTTTCTCATCACTGAAGGAACGTTGATCTCCGACACTGGAGCAGG GTTTCCACATGTTCCTGGAATCTACAATGAAGAACAGGTGGAGGCATGGAAGATGATTGTGGATGCTGTTCATGCCAAAGGAGGCATCATTTTCTGTCAACTATGGCATGTTGGCCGAGCATCTCATACAG TGTATCAACCTGGTGGAGTGGCACCAATATCCTCAACAAACAAGCCCATCTCAAAGAGGTGGAGAATTCTTATGCCAGATGGTAGCTATGGCATATATCCCAAACCTCGACCCCTGGAAACATCAGAAATACAAGAGGTTGTAGAGCATTACCACAAAGCAGCCTTGAATGCCATTCGAGCAG GTTTTGATGGGATTGAGGTTCATGGAGCACATGGTTATCTCATCGATCAATTCTTAAAAGATGGGATCAATGATCGCACAGATGAGTACGGTGGATCATTGGCAAACCGCTGCAAATTCTTAATGCAAATTGTTCAAGCAGTAGCTTCAGCCATTGGTATAGATAGAGTTGCGATCAGAATGTCGCCTGCAATTGATCACCTCGATGCAACCGACTCTAATCCGCTCAACCTAGGCTTGGCTGTGATTGAGAGACTTAACAAGCTTCAGCTACAGCTGGGGTCAAAACTCGCTTATCTTCATGTGACGCAACCTCGTTATCATGCTTACGGGCAAACCGAATCAGGCAAACACGGGAATGAAGACGAGGAAGCTTATTTATTGAAGGAACTGAAGCGGACTTATCAGGGAACTTTCATGTGTAGTGGTGGGTTCAATAGGGAGCTGGGAATGCAAGCTGTGGCCGAGGGTGATGCAGATCTTGTATCTTACGGCCGCCTTTTCATCTCAAATCCTGACCTAGTCTTGAGGTTGAAGGTCAATGCACCATTAAATAGGTACATTAGGAAGACGTTCTATACTCATGATCCTGTTGTTGGGTACACAGACTATCCATTCCTGAACGAAGAGAAAGGTAGACAAGTACAGTCACGCCTTTGA
- the LOC107907103 gene encoding germin-like protein: MFIPIFFILSFLFSSTNAADFCVGDLNGPVGPAGYSCKKTVTVNDFVYSGLAATGNTSNLIKAAVTPAFSAQFPGVNGLGISIARLDLAVGKTQSLAFVSFSSPDPGLQILDFALFANDLPTDIIEETTFLDAAQIKKLKGVLGGTG, translated from the exons ATGTTTATCCCaatctttttcattttatctTTCCTATTTTCCTCCACCAACGCAGCCGACTTCTGTGTTGGGGACTTGAATGGCCCTGTAGGCCCTGCAGGCTATTCTTGCAAGAAGACAGTCACCGTAAATGACTTCGTTTACTCCGGCCTCGCTGCCACAGGCAACACTTCGAACCTCATAAAAGCTGCAGTAACACCAGCCTTTTCGGCTCAATTCCCGGGTGTTAACGGACTCGGCATTTCAATAGCTCGTTTGGATTTAGCTGTTG GCAAAACTCAATCCTTGGCATTTGTATCCTTCAGCAGTCCAGACCCTGGTCTCCAAATCCTCGACTTTGCCTTGTTTGCAAATGACTTGCCGACTGACATTATTGAAGAAACCACTTTTCTGGATGCTGCTCAGATTAAGAAGCTGAAGGGTGTTCTTGGAGGAACTGGTTAA
- the LOC107907098 gene encoding uncharacterized protein: MSLVYDRNNENSSSMRRSGFIHGMQCISVYDSPEEKRDDRLRLLSTEEEEEERDDDESGSCSSSSIGRNSDDSGESPSDDDDSPEPEVQSQLKGPLDTMDALQEILPLRKGISKFYNGKSKSFTSLADAAAVSSVKDFAKPEDPYNRKRKNLLARSSSLDKKPNNLLGNIGTKISMASSPSNCLPPLHPQCKKSTTIIKPSSSSFTARPNPPCRSYSLSDLQFVAATTPNMAGLAVHSGNKGNKLR, translated from the exons ATGTCGCTTGTCTATGATAGGAATAATGAAAATAGTAGTTCAATGAGACGCTCGGGGTTTATCCACGGGATGCAGTGTATCTCCGTCTATGATTCGCCGGAGGAGAAAAGAGATGATAGGTTGCGGTTGCTTTCGACGGAGGAAGAGGAGGAAGAGAGAGACGATGATGAGTCGGGGTCTTGCAGCTCGTCGTCGATAGGAAGGAACAGCGATGATTCCGGTGAATCACCATCGGATGATGATGACTCACCGGAACCTGAAGTACAAAGCCAGCTTAAAGGACCTTTGGATACAATGGATGCTCTACAGGAGATTTTGCCTTTGAG AAAAGGCATATCCAAGTTTTATAATGGCAAATCAAAGTCCTTTACAAGTTTAGCCGATGCGGCTGCTGTTTCCTCTGTTAAAGATTTTGCCAAGCCTGAAGATCCCTACAATAGGAAACGCAAGAACTTATTAGCTCGCAGTTCTTCATTGGACAAGAAACCCAATAATCTTTTGGGAAACATTGGAACTAAAATATCAATGGCATCATCGCCGTCTAACTGCCTTCCACCTCTGCATCCACAGTGTAAAAAATCAACTACCATCATcaaaccatcatcatcatcatttactGCTCGACCAAACCCTCCTTGCCGGTCTTATTCCTTGTCTGATCTACAGTTTGTTGCTGCTACAACTCCTAACATGGCTGGTTTGGCTGTTCACAGTGGTAATAAAG GCAACAAACTGCGTTGA
- the LOC107907099 gene encoding auxin-binding protein ABP20-like precursor, whose translation MFLPIFFIFSFLFSSTNAADFCVGDLNGPVGPAGYSCKKTATEDDFSFSGLLRTAGNTSNLVKAAITPAFSTQFPGVNGLGISIARLDLAVGGVIPMHTHPRASELILVMDGTLFAGFISSDNKVYSKSLNEGDIMIFPQGLLHFQINTGKTQSVAFVSFNSADPGVQILDFALFTNDLPTDIIEGTTFLDAAQIKKLKGVLGGTG comes from the coding sequence ATGTTTCTCccaatctttttcattttctctttccTATTTTCCTCCACCAACGCAGCCGACTTCTGTGTTGGGGACTTGAATGGCCCTGTAGGCCCTGCAGGCTATTCTTGCAAGAAGACAGCCACCGAAGATGACTTCTCTTTCTCCGGCCTCCTCCGTACCGCAGGCAACACTTCGAACCTCGTAAAAGCTGCAATAACACCAGCCTTTTCGACTCAATTCCCGGGTGTTAACGGACTCGGCATTTCAATAGCTCGTTTGGATTTAGCTGTTGGTGGAGTGATACCTATGCATACACACCCTAGGGCTTCTGAACTCATTCTTGTTATGGATGGCACACTTTTTGCTGGTTTCATATCCTCAGATAACAAAGTTTACTCCAAATCTCTGAATGAAGGAGACATTATGATTTTCCCACAAGGTTTATTACATTTCCAAATCAATACAGGCAAAACTCAATCCGTGGCATTTGTATCCTTCAACAGTGCAGACCCTGGTGTCCAAATCCTGGACTTTGCCTTGTTTACAAATGACTTGCCGACTGACATTATTGAAGGAACCACTTTTCTGGATGCTGCTCAGATTAAGAAGCTGAAGGGTGTTCTTGGAGGAACTGGTTAA
- the LOC107907096 gene encoding pentatricopeptide repeat-containing protein At2g06000, giving the protein MKGREYYQGPNFESGVPSSNFGHCQEENFEYLIRPRYGVGLHMTLFSFTTRASRVRPASKLFVPQYHIQFHGGSHPPGYKDVKVVQKHEAWFVKVVCTLFLYSQPLSDRSLGYLSKHLSPLIELQVVKWLNDPALGLKFFEFSRVNFNITHSFWTYTLLMRSLCNMGLHESAKLVFDYARIDRHLPDDTMVGFMISSFARAGDFGMAKKLLAEIQSDEVGIDIFALNNLLHMMIKQNKLEEAVSLYKENLGLNFNPDNWTFNILILGLCKARQVDKAFEFFNDMWIFGCFPDILTYNTIIGGLCRANEVDRGHELLNEIRLRDDCSPDVVTYTSVISGYCKLGKMGKASALLNEMINSGTVPSAVTFNVLIDGFGKVGDMLSAKSMYEKMVSFGCVADVVTFTSLIDGYCRNGDVNRSLQLWNTMKVRNISPNVYTFSIIINALCKENRLHEARELLKELTCTNIVPKPFIFNPVIDGFCKSGNLDEANLIAVEMKEKKCYPDKVTYTILIIGHCMKGRMLEAIGIFDKMLSVGCTPDDFAVHSLVSCLFKAGMPNEASRVSTIASQGKKSASSSSLDNNIPLRINRVVPVAA; this is encoded by the coding sequence ATGAAGGGTAGAGAGTACTATCAAGGACCCAACTTTGAATCTGGGGTTCCCAGTAGTAATTTTGGTCATTGCCAAGAAGAGAATTTTGAGTATCTAATTAGGCCTAGATATGGTGTGGGCTTACATATGACCCTTTTTTCATTCACAACTCGTGCCTCAAGGGTTCGACCCGCCTCCAAGCTCTTCGTTCCTCAGTATCACATTCAATTTCACGGAGGATCTCACCCGCCAGGCTATAAAGATGTAAAGGTAGTTCAAAAGCACGAGGCTTGGTTTGTTAAGGTTGTTTGCACTCTATTTCTTTATTCCCAACCTTTGAGTGATCGCTCTCTGGGTTATTTGAGCAAGCATTTGTCACCTTTAATTGAATTACAAGTTGTTAAATGGTTAAACGATCCAGCATTAGGGTTGAAGTTTTTCGAGTTCAGTagagttaattttaatattactCATTCATTTTGGACTTATACTTTGCTTATGAGATCACTTTGTAATATGGGTCTACATGAGTCGGCTAAATTAGTTTTTGATTATGCGAGGATTGACAGGCATTTGCCTGATGATACTATGGTAGGATTCATGATTTCGTCTTTTGCGAGGGCAGGTGACTTTGGAATGGCAAAGAAGTTGCTTGCTGAGATTCAGTCCGATGAAGTGGGGATCGACATTTTTGCTCTAAACAATTTGTTGCATATGATGATTAAGCAAAATAAACTAGAAGAGGCAGTTAGCTTATACAAAGAGAATCTAGGATTGAACTTTAACCCAGATAATTGGACATTTAATATTCTAATTCTAGGCCTGTGCAAAGCTCGGCAGGTGGACAAGGCTTTTGAGTTTTTTAATGATATGTGGATTTTTGGTTGTTTTCCTGATATTCTTACCTATAACACCATTATAGGTGGGTTATGTAGGGCAAATGAGGTAGATAGAGGTCACGAGTTATTGAATGAAATTCGATTGAGAGATGATTGTTCACCAGATGTTGTGACTTATACATCAGTCATATCTGGTTACTGTAAGTTGGGTAAGATGGGGAAGGCTTCTGCTCTTCTTAATGAGATGATTAATTCAGGAACGGTGCCTAGTGCCGTCACTTTTAATGTTCTGATTGATGGCTTTGGCAAGGTTGGAGATATGCTTTCTGCTAAATCCATGTATGAGAAGATGGTTTCTTTTGGTTGCGTTGCTGATGTTGTAACCTTTACTTCCTTGATTGACGGATACTGTCGCAATGGAGATGTGAACCGGAGTTTGCAGCTTTGGAATACAATGAAAGTGAGAAATATATCTCCAAATGTTTAtactttttctattattatcaaTGCTCTATGCAAGGAAAACAGACTGCATGAGGCTCGTGAACTTTTGAAGGAGTTGACATGTACAAATATTGTTCCGAAACCGTTTATCTTCAACCCTGTGATTGACGGGTTCTGCAAGTCTGGGAATTTGGATGAGGCCAATTTGATAGCAGTGGAAATGAAGGAGAAGAAATGTTATCCTGATAAAGTGACGTATACTATTCTCATTATCGGGCATTGTATGAAAGGAAGAATGCTTGAAGCAATTGGCATTTTCGATAAAATGTTATCAGTTGGTTGTACACCTGATGATTTCGCCGTGCATTCTTTGGTATCTTGCCTTTTCAAGGCCGGGATGCCTAATGAAGCCTCCCGTGTTTCAACAATAGCATCACAGGGCAAGAAGTCGGCAAGTTCATCATCTTTGGATAACAATATTCCTTTGAGGATAAACAGAGTTGTGCCTGTTGCTGCTTAA